AAAGGAGGTTCCAGCCGATATATGTGGAGCCGCCGAATGTAGAGGAGACCGTTGATATACTTGTGGGATTGAAGAGCAAGTATGAGGCGCATCACCGTGTGAAGTACAGTGAGGATGCAATAGAGTCTGCGGCAAAGATGTCAGCCCGCTATATTTCCGACAGAAACCTTCCGGACAAAGCGATTGATGTGATAGATGAGACCGGATCAAGAATAAAGCTTAAGAGATATACGCCACCCTCCGACCTGAAGGATGTTGAGCAGGAACTTGAGAGACTCTCAAAGGAGAAGACCCTCTATATAAAGCTTCAGGATGTTGAGAAGGCGGCTTCTGTAAGAGGTGAGGAGGAGAAGCTCAGACGTCTCCATGAGCAGATCCACCGTCAGTGGCGGGAGAACCTGACAAAGGAGATCCCCAGCATCGAGAGTGAGGATATAGCTTATACGGTTTCAAAAATGACGGGTATACCTCTTATAAAGCTTGGTCAGGAGGAAACCGAGAAACTCCTTCAGATGGAAGAGGGAATTCATAAAAGGATTATTGCTCAGGATGAAGCGATTAAGGCCGTCAGCAGGGCGATCAGACGTTCAAGAACCGGCTTTAAAAGCAGGAAGAAACCGATTGGGTCGTTCTTCTTCCTTGGACCGACGGGGGTGGGGAAGACGGAACTCGCAAAGGCCCTTGCCGAGTTCCTCTTTGATGATGAAAACTCTCTGGTAAAGATCGACATGTCTGAGTACATGGAGAGGTTTAATGTCTCCAAGCTGACAGGGGCACCACCTGGATATGTCGGTTATGATGAAGGTGGACAGCTTACGGAAAAGGTTAGAAAGAAGCCTTACTCGGTTGTGCTTTTTGATGAGATAGAAAAGGCGCATCCGGATGTCTTTAATATCCTTTTACAGGTTCTTGATGAGGGTGTTCTCAGCGATAGCTACGGCAGAAAGGTGGATTTTAAAAACACCGTTATAATCATGACCTCAAACCTCGGAGCACGGATCATTGAGAAGGCCACCCCGCTTGGTTTTTACAAGGACAGTGCGGATGACCTCTATGGAAAAATCAAGGATAACGTGCTGAATGAACTGAAAAAGACTTTTAATCCGGAGTTTCTTAACAGGGTTGATGAGATCGTTGTTTTCCATCCCCTGGATAAAATCCATCTCTATTCCATCATTGATCTTATTGTTGAAGAAACCAACAAACAGCTTGTTGAGCACGAACTCGTCGTCGAGTTGACTGATGAGGTCAGGGAGTGGCTTGTTGATAAATATTACAAGCCTACCTATGGCGCCCGTCCAATGCGCAGGGCAATTCAGCGGGAGATAGAGGATTATCTCTCCGAAGAGATGCTCCGGGGAAGTTTTATGGGCGCCAACAAGGTTATCGCAGTCCTCAAGGATAACAAGCCGGCCTTCAAAGTGGCTCATGAACAGGGTGTTCTGGCTGCAAGCGTAAACTGAATACCGGGTCAGGATTAAACCGGATCTCCCGTTAAGAGCCTGTTGTCTGCGGTTTTCGTATTTCCTTCAAAACTCACTGCCACAATTTAAAGAAATATTATGAGATCCCTGAATATTGCATTAAGGAGGATAAGAGAAAGTGCGGTATAAGGGTGCGATCCTTTTTATTATACTTGCCGTAGGCTTGTTTTTTGTTTTTTTAAGTCAACGGGAAAAGGTGGATCAACCAAAGAGGGCCATAGAGGGGCTTGAGGTTCCTGAGTTTTCACTCGTTGGTGGAGATGGAAAGACGTATAATA
Above is a window of bacterium BMS3Abin08 DNA encoding:
- the clpC gene encoding negative regulator of genetic competence ClpC/MecB, giving the protein MLGRRIKNNPAIIGEPGVGKTAIVEGLAQKIIAGDVPDQLLGKRIVSLDLGALIAGTKYRGQFEERLKVVMKEINHSDNVILFIDELHTLIGAGAAEGSVDASNMLKPALSRGEIQCIGATTVDEYRKYIEKDGALERRFQPIYVEPPNVEETVDILVGLKSKYEAHHRVKYSEDAIESAAKMSARYISDRNLPDKAIDVIDETGSRIKLKRYTPPSDLKDVEQELERLSKEKTLYIKLQDVEKAASVRGEEEKLRRLHEQIHRQWRENLTKEIPSIESEDIAYTVSKMTGIPLIKLGQEETEKLLQMEEGIHKRIIAQDEAIKAVSRAIRRSRTGFKSRKKPIGSFFFLGPTGVGKTELAKALAEFLFDDENSLVKIDMSEYMERFNVSKLTGAPPGYVGYDEGGQLTEKVRKKPYSVVLFDEIEKAHPDVFNILLQVLDEGVLSDSYGRKVDFKNTVIIMTSNLGARIIEKATPLGFYKDSADDLYGKIKDNVLNELKKTFNPEFLNRVDEIVVFHPLDKIHLYSIIDLIVEETNKQLVEHELVVELTDEVREWLVDKYYKPTYGARPMRRAIQREIEDYLSEEMLRGSFMGANKVIAVLKDNKPAFKVAHEQGVLAASVN